A window from uncultured Desulfobacter sp. encodes these proteins:
- a CDS encoding PAS domain S-box protein — protein MLKSFFKKIKGAVDSVAKNQNVNPDEELSSAFNAMTSAVWIIDKDHSILKSNTAAERLFHRSNSEVIGEKCWRILHGTNQPIKECPLIKARQSLQQECIEMPINGRWFEVVVNPILDSSGKPSKYIHIVTDITEAKLTKAELVVQSERIQTFFNSINDAIFVHPLALDGFKPFVEVNDIACKRYGYTYDELMHLSASDITVKPDVIGHSSPHCRNNLLKNKLLVFETCHVKKSGEIFPVEINSNIFYQNGKPHILAVVRDITDRKKAEEVLRKSEQAFRNLFDNHAAVKLILDPGTGRIIAANKAAEEFYGWRCDTLTQMNIDQINTKSFDEIKPLMAKAKKQERICFEFQHRLADGSLRDVEVFSSGVEMNGEKYLHSIVHDITEQKKVTKDMEELRIQNWHLKKQESLSRMAGAISHHFNNHLMAIMGNLELSLKLIERGDSPLKHLMKSMDVAQNAAKVNGLMLTYLGKNTSGKMPMDIGKVCRMTMPLLRASLPINIVVEADFPDQGPIIHGNENQIQQLVTNLVTNAAESYQKEGTIFFSLKTVSSDQIPKKHRFPVDWVPDHENYACIEVADTGCGIEKQNIEKIFDPFFSTKTTGRGLDLPVVLGIAQNNNGVITLESEPGKGSTFRFFAPVEAQPNSP, from the coding sequence TTGCTCAAATCATTCTTTAAAAAAATTAAAGGGGCAGTAGATTCTGTCGCAAAAAATCAGAATGTAAACCCCGACGAGGAATTATCTTCTGCGTTTAACGCGATGACCTCTGCGGTTTGGATTATTGATAAAGACCATTCTATCTTAAAATCCAACACCGCTGCCGAGCGGTTATTCCATAGAAGCAATAGTGAAGTCATCGGTGAAAAATGCTGGCGTATTTTGCATGGTACGAATCAACCCATTAAAGAGTGCCCCCTCATCAAAGCCCGTCAAAGCTTACAACAAGAATGCATTGAGATGCCAATCAACGGCAGATGGTTTGAAGTCGTGGTAAACCCGATTCTTGATTCCAGCGGGAAACCCTCAAAGTATATTCACATCGTCACGGATATTACCGAAGCCAAATTAACCAAGGCAGAACTTGTCGTACAATCAGAAAGGATACAGACCTTTTTCAATTCCATCAACGACGCCATATTTGTCCATCCCCTGGCTTTAGATGGGTTTAAACCCTTTGTTGAAGTCAATGATATTGCCTGTAAGCGATATGGGTATACCTATGATGAATTGATGCATCTTTCGGCATCGGATATAACGGTCAAGCCGGATGTCATCGGGCATTCCAGCCCCCATTGCAGGAATAATCTGCTCAAAAACAAGCTGCTGGTTTTTGAAACATGTCATGTCAAAAAATCAGGCGAGATATTTCCCGTTGAAATCAATTCCAATATCTTCTATCAAAACGGAAAACCTCACATTCTTGCCGTTGTTCGGGATATTACGGATCGAAAAAAGGCCGAAGAAGTGCTTCGGAAAAGCGAACAGGCCTTTCGAAACCTGTTTGATAATCATGCTGCAGTCAAACTCATTCTTGATCCCGGTACCGGCCGGATTATCGCAGCGAACAAGGCGGCGGAGGAATTTTATGGCTGGCGTTGTGACACGCTGACACAAATGAACATTGACCAAATCAATACAAAATCCTTTGACGAAATTAAGCCTCTGATGGCCAAGGCGAAAAAACAGGAACGCATTTGTTTTGAATTTCAACACCGGTTGGCCGACGGCTCCCTGCGGGATGTTGAGGTGTTCAGCAGCGGGGTTGAGATGAATGGAGAAAAATATCTGCATTCCATTGTTCATGACATTACAGAACAAAAAAAAGTCACAAAAGATATGGAGGAACTGCGGATTCAAAATTGGCACCTCAAAAAACAGGAGAGCCTCAGCCGAATGGCAGGGGCAATTTCCCACCACTTTAACAACCACTTGATGGCGATCATGGGGAACCTGGAGCTGAGTCTTAAATTGATCGAGAGAGGAGACTCTCCGCTCAAACATCTAATGAAATCCATGGACGTTGCGCAAAATGCGGCCAAAGTCAACGGACTAATGCTTACCTACCTTGGAAAAAACACCTCCGGAAAAATGCCGATGGATATTGGCAAAGTCTGTAGAATGACCATGCCGCTTCTGAGGGCTTCTTTGCCAATCAACATTGTCGTGGAGGCGGACTTCCCGGATCAGGGCCCCATCATCCACGGCAATGAGAATCAAATTCAGCAGTTAGTCACCAACCTTGTCACCAATGCCGCCGAGTCATATCAAAAAGAAGGCACCATCTTTTTTAGTTTAAAAACCGTTTCTTCCGACCAAATACCCAAAAAACACCGATTCCCGGTGGACTGGGTGCCTGATCACGAAAATTATGCATGTATCGAGGTTGCGGACACAGGTTGCGGAATTGAGAAACAGAACATCGAAAAAATATTCGATCCGTTTTTTTCGACCAAAACCACGGGAAGAGGTCTTGATTTACCTGTTGTTCTGGGAATTGCACAGAACAACAATGGTGTCATTACCCTGGAAAGCGAACCGGGAAAGGGTAGTACCTTTCGATTCTTCGCGCCTGTTGAAGCGCAGCCGAACTCACCTTAG